One region of Streptomyces subrutilus genomic DNA includes:
- a CDS encoding HAD-IA family hydrolase encodes MPASTTTASVVLTAKALLLDMDGTIVNSDAVVERCWRDWAVSHGLDPEEALKVVHGRQGYATMAVLLPDRPMEVNHAENAVMLARETADTDGVVPVPGAPEFMASIAAVPHALVTSADAALAAARMTAAALPMPAVRVTAESVQDSKPHPEGFLKGAAALGVDPADCIVFEDSAAGIAAGQAAGMRVIGIGPRAAAHNPTVHAADLTALRVTTAADGSIEVAVAIEVAGA; translated from the coding sequence ATGCCGGCCAGCACCACCACCGCGTCTGTCGTCCTCACCGCCAAGGCCCTGCTCCTGGACATGGACGGCACCATCGTCAATTCCGACGCGGTGGTCGAACGCTGCTGGCGTGATTGGGCGGTGTCACACGGCCTGGATCCGGAAGAGGCCCTCAAGGTGGTCCACGGCCGCCAGGGCTACGCGACGATGGCCGTACTGCTGCCGGACCGCCCGATGGAGGTCAATCACGCGGAGAACGCCGTGATGCTGGCCCGGGAGACCGCCGACACCGACGGCGTGGTCCCGGTCCCGGGTGCCCCGGAGTTCATGGCGTCGATCGCCGCAGTTCCGCATGCCCTGGTCACCTCCGCCGACGCGGCCCTGGCCGCGGCAAGGATGACGGCCGCGGCCCTGCCGATGCCCGCCGTACGGGTCACCGCCGAATCCGTCCAGGACAGCAAGCCCCACCCCGAGGGCTTCCTCAAGGGCGCCGCCGCACTGGGCGTGGACCCGGCCGACTGCATCGTGTTCGAAGACTCGGCCGCCGGCATCGCCGCAGGCCAGGCCGCCGGCATGCGCGTGATCGGCATCGGGCCCCGCGCGGCCGCCCACAACCCGACGGTTCACGCCGCGGACCTCACGGCCCTGCGGGTCACCACGGCTGCGGACGGGTCGATCGAGGTTGCGGTTGCGATCGAGGTTGCGGGAGCCTGA
- a CDS encoding TMEM165/GDT1 family protein has product MFSFTVTAIAFGVVFLAELPDKTALAGLMLGTRYRASYVFAGVAAAFAVHVALAIAAGSVLTLLPHRLVQAVVGVLFLAGAAMLLWKKDDGEEEVKPPADQSFWKVSGAGFMLILVAEFGDLTQIMTANLAARYDNPVSVGIGAVLALWTVAAIGILGGRTLMKYVPLRLITKIAAAVMAALAAFSLYEAIAG; this is encoded by the coding sequence GTGTTCAGCTTCACCGTCACGGCAATCGCCTTCGGCGTCGTCTTCCTCGCCGAACTCCCCGACAAGACGGCCCTCGCCGGCCTCATGCTCGGCACCCGCTACCGCGCCTCGTACGTCTTCGCGGGCGTCGCCGCCGCCTTCGCCGTGCACGTCGCCCTCGCCATCGCCGCGGGAAGCGTGCTCACCCTGCTCCCCCACCGCCTGGTACAGGCCGTCGTCGGCGTCCTCTTCCTCGCGGGCGCGGCCATGCTGCTGTGGAAGAAGGACGACGGCGAAGAGGAGGTCAAGCCGCCCGCCGACCAGTCCTTCTGGAAGGTCTCCGGCGCCGGTTTCATGCTCATCCTGGTAGCCGAATTCGGCGACCTCACCCAGATCATGACCGCCAACCTCGCCGCCCGGTACGACAACCCGGTCTCCGTCGGCATCGGCGCCGTACTCGCCCTGTGGACGGTCGCGGCCATCGGCATCCTGGGCGGCCGCACCCTGATGAAGTACGTGCCCCTGCGCCTGATCACCAAGATCGCGGCCGCGGTGATGGCAGCCCTGGCGGCGTTCTCCCTGTACGAGGCCATCGCGGGCTGA
- a CDS encoding HNH endonuclease family protein, whose translation MPNVYARRIGVFASAVALASLTSLVNAPAAQAAPPAPISASAARSYLATVTPRAEGSSSGYSRDLFPHWSTVSGSCNTRETVLKRDGVNVVQDSSCAAVSGSWYSEYDGATWTAASDLDIDHVVALSEAWRSGASSWTTTKRQQFANDLTRPQLIAVTDNVNQGKGDLDPAEWLPSRTAYRCTYARMWVHVKQYWGLSMDSAEKNTLVNVLGGC comes from the coding sequence ATACCCAACGTCTACGCGCGTCGAATTGGCGTGTTCGCATCAGCCGTCGCGCTCGCTTCCCTCACCTCCCTCGTCAACGCCCCCGCCGCCCAGGCCGCCCCGCCCGCGCCCATCAGCGCCTCGGCCGCCCGCTCGTACCTGGCGACGGTCACGCCGCGGGCGGAGGGGTCCAGCAGCGGCTACAGCCGCGACCTCTTCCCGCACTGGAGCACCGTCTCCGGCAGCTGCAACACGCGCGAGACCGTCCTGAAGCGGGACGGGGTGAACGTCGTCCAGGACTCCTCCTGTGCCGCCGTGAGCGGAAGTTGGTACTCGGAGTACGACGGCGCCACCTGGACCGCCGCCTCCGACCTCGACATCGACCACGTCGTCGCGCTCTCCGAGGCCTGGCGCTCGGGCGCCAGTTCCTGGACCACCACCAAGCGCCAGCAGTTCGCCAACGACCTCACCCGCCCGCAGCTCATCGCGGTCACCGACAACGTGAACCAGGGCAAGGGCGACCTCGACCCCGCCGAGTGGCTGCCCTCGCGCACCGCCTACCGCTGCACGTACGCGCGGATGTGGGTCCACGTGAAGCAGTACTGGGGTCTGAGCATGGACTCCGCGGAGAAGAACACCCTCGTGAACGTCCTGGGCGGCTGCTGA
- a CDS encoding alkaline phosphatase D family protein — MAGLRLGPLLRHVDWDTGGSATIWVEADRPCTAEVRCADGAGGSVRTFQVAGHHYALVPVTGLTPGTATAYEVLLDGVGVWPPADSGFPPSTITSPAVAGRDPGLRITFGSCRQAAPPAGKRGPHGADALDTLAARLAADPEAVRPDVLLLLGDQVYADALSRETRQWLSARRDLRDPPGAQVADYEEYTRLYYESWLDPEIRWLLSTVPSLHIFDDHDVIDDWNTSAAWLAEMRATPWWQERVISGLMSYWVYQHLGNLSPAELEADGLYGAVRQLPDGTDLLRSFASAADADPASVRWSYRRDFGRTRLLMVDTRGARVLAEDGRAMLDPAEQGWLRENALAGHGGYDHLLIGSSLPWLMPPLIHDAETWNAALCRGERGPRWARIGENLRRRSDLEHWAAFPASFAALTDLIEEVGTGPRAPATVCVLSGDVHHAYVAEPLIPSTARVFQLTCSPVHNSIHTAVKLGFRLGWSRMGRWLGRGFSRHGRTGRPPVSWRRTGGPWFGNQLMTLALAGRTARLRLDQARKGRGRGGARLETVLDRELAGAE, encoded by the coding sequence ATGGCCGGACTGCGTCTGGGGCCGCTGCTGCGCCACGTCGACTGGGACACGGGCGGCTCCGCCACCATATGGGTCGAGGCGGACCGCCCGTGCACGGCCGAGGTGCGGTGTGCGGACGGGGCCGGCGGCAGTGTGCGCACCTTCCAGGTCGCCGGGCACCATTACGCGCTGGTACCGGTGACCGGGCTGACCCCGGGGACCGCGACGGCGTATGAGGTGCTGCTCGACGGGGTCGGCGTATGGCCGCCGGCGGACAGCGGCTTCCCGCCGAGCACGATCACCAGCCCGGCCGTGGCGGGGCGCGATCCGGGGCTGCGCATCACCTTCGGCTCCTGCCGGCAGGCCGCGCCGCCCGCCGGGAAGCGCGGTCCGCACGGGGCGGACGCCCTCGACACCCTCGCGGCGCGGCTGGCCGCCGACCCGGAGGCGGTGCGTCCGGACGTCCTGCTGCTGCTCGGGGACCAGGTGTACGCGGACGCGCTGTCGCGGGAGACCCGGCAGTGGCTGTCGGCCCGGCGGGACCTGAGGGACCCGCCCGGCGCCCAGGTCGCGGACTACGAGGAGTACACACGGCTCTACTACGAGTCCTGGCTGGACCCGGAGATCCGCTGGCTGCTGTCCACGGTGCCGAGCCTGCACATATTCGACGACCACGACGTCATCGACGACTGGAACACGTCCGCGGCGTGGCTGGCGGAGATGCGGGCGACGCCGTGGTGGCAGGAGCGGGTGATCAGCGGGCTGATGTCGTACTGGGTGTACCAGCACCTGGGCAACCTCTCGCCCGCCGAGCTGGAGGCCGACGGGCTGTACGGGGCGGTGCGGCAGCTGCCTGACGGCACCGACCTGCTGCGCTCCTTCGCGTCCGCGGCCGACGCCGATCCGGCGTCGGTGCGCTGGAGCTACCGGCGCGACTTCGGCCGGACGCGACTGCTGATGGTGGACACCCGGGGCGCCCGGGTGCTGGCCGAGGACGGCCGGGCGATGCTCGACCCGGCGGAGCAGGGGTGGCTGCGGGAGAACGCGCTCGCGGGGCACGGGGGGTACGACCACCTGCTGATCGGGTCCTCGCTGCCATGGCTGATGCCGCCGCTGATCCACGACGCGGAGACGTGGAACGCCGCGCTGTGCCGCGGAGAGCGCGGGCCCCGGTGGGCGCGGATCGGTGAGAACCTGCGCCGCCGCAGCGATCTGGAGCACTGGGCGGCGTTCCCGGCCTCGTTCGCGGCGCTGACCGATCTGATCGAGGAGGTGGGGACGGGGCCGCGGGCGCCCGCGACGGTGTGCGTGCTGTCGGGGGACGTGCACCACGCGTATGTGGCCGAGCCGCTCATACCGAGTACGGCGCGGGTGTTCCAGCTGACGTGCTCGCCGGTGCACAACTCCATCCACACGGCGGTGAAGCTGGGCTTCCGGCTGGGCTGGTCGCGGATGGGGCGGTGGCTGGGGCGCGGTTTCTCGCGGCACGGGCGGACGGGGCGGCCGCCGGTCAGCTGGCGGCGTACGGGCGGGCCGTGGTTCGGGAACCAGCTGATGACGCTGGCGCTGGCGGGGCGGACGGCCCGGTTGCGGCTGGACCAGGCGCGCAAGGGCAGGGGGCGGGGCGGGGCCCGGCTGGAGACGGTGCTGGACCGGGAGCTGGCCGGGGCGGAGTAG
- a CDS encoding DedA family protein — protein sequence MFETLGSLTASPWIYAVVAVSVVLDVFLPVLPSGVLVITAAAAAAAAGAAGPVAVPERVPDILALLVIATTASVLGDMAAYRLGRRGGARLDRAIARSRRLTRAHERLGTALARGGGALVVIARFAPAGRSVVSLGAGKTHRKVKEFLPWSMLAGMAWAGYSVALGYFGTQWLGTQWLGTAVSIVALFAAGALAAFLVRRPAAPTAAPAA from the coding sequence TTGTTTGAGACTCTGGGGTCGCTGACCGCGAGCCCATGGATCTACGCCGTGGTGGCGGTGTCCGTCGTGCTCGACGTGTTCCTTCCGGTGCTGCCGAGCGGGGTTCTGGTGATCACCGCTGCGGCGGCTGCCGCCGCCGCCGGGGCGGCGGGGCCGGTGGCGGTGCCCGAGCGGGTGCCGGACATCCTGGCCCTGCTCGTGATTGCCACGACCGCCTCGGTGCTGGGTGACATGGCCGCGTACCGGCTGGGCCGGCGCGGTGGTGCCCGACTGGACCGGGCCATCGCCCGCTCCCGTCGGCTGACGCGAGCCCATGAGCGCCTCGGTACGGCTCTGGCCCGGGGCGGCGGCGCCCTGGTGGTGATCGCCCGCTTCGCCCCGGCCGGGCGTTCGGTGGTGTCCCTGGGCGCGGGCAAGACGCACCGCAAGGTGAAGGAGTTCCTGCCCTGGTCGATGCTGGCGGGCATGGCCTGGGCCGGCTACAGCGTGGCTCTGGGCTATTTCGGTACCCAGTGGCTCGGCACGCAGTGGCTGGGTACGGCCGTCTCCATCGTGGCCCTGTTCGCGGCGGGCGCGCTGGCGGCCTTCCTCGTCCGCCGCCCGGCCGCGCCGACGGCGGCACCGGCGGCGTAG
- a CDS encoding DUF2277 domain-containing protein produces the protein MCRSIKTLRPPAIPEKATEEEIRAAALQYVRKVSGFRAPAAHNREVFDAAVDAIAEATAELLDGMHVRGQAAPA, from the coding sequence ATGTGCCGCTCCATTAAGACCCTGCGCCCGCCCGCCATCCCCGAGAAGGCCACCGAGGAGGAGATCCGCGCAGCCGCGCTGCAGTACGTACGCAAGGTGTCCGGCTTCCGCGCCCCCGCCGCGCACAACCGCGAGGTGTTCGACGCGGCCGTCGACGCCATCGCCGAAGCCACCGCCGAGCTCCTCGACGGCATGCACGTACGGGGCCAGGCCGCCCCCGCGTGA
- a CDS encoding TRADD-N-associated membrane domain-containing protein, producing the protein MGEWLAWGGVVVAVAAALTVLVMLERAAGAGFERKRAEERARLLAHVDEPAVVTPGHPKFDDVGGIQHSPPGQLGDRRDEFTPILVEYYAYGLTQARSSFATSQRFAGVGAAILLAGVALAVWKAESGGELYLGVVTSSVGLVTTLVGQLFHRRADIALKHMAAQTASLRDDRRAAETTQQAIGLLDEVADPELRSRLQAGLIMKLSGAELPR; encoded by the coding sequence ATGGGCGAATGGCTCGCGTGGGGTGGGGTGGTCGTGGCGGTCGCCGCGGCCTTGACCGTGCTGGTGATGCTGGAGCGGGCGGCCGGTGCGGGCTTCGAGCGGAAGCGGGCCGAGGAGAGGGCTCGGCTGCTCGCGCACGTCGACGAGCCGGCGGTCGTCACGCCGGGGCATCCGAAGTTCGATGACGTCGGCGGGATCCAGCACTCGCCGCCCGGGCAACTCGGGGACCGGCGCGACGAGTTCACGCCGATCCTCGTGGAGTACTACGCCTACGGACTGACCCAGGCCCGCAGCAGCTTCGCCACCAGCCAGCGGTTCGCCGGCGTCGGCGCGGCGATCCTCCTCGCGGGCGTCGCCCTGGCCGTCTGGAAGGCGGAAAGCGGCGGAGAGCTGTACCTCGGGGTCGTGACCAGCTCGGTCGGACTGGTCACCACCCTGGTCGGGCAGCTCTTCCACCGGCGCGCCGACATCGCCCTCAAGCACATGGCCGCCCAGACCGCCTCGCTGCGCGACGACCGGCGGGCCGCCGAGACCACGCAGCAGGCCATCGGACTGCTGGACGAGGTCGCGGACCCGGAGCTCCGCAGCCGACTCCAAGCCGGACTGATCATGAAGTTGTCCGGGGCCGAACTGCCCCGGTAG
- a CDS encoding DUF4383 domain-containing protein, producing MLRRVMHPVNARLDEHLPADHKLSKVYRVGAGLTGLLLVVFGVLGLIDRIGFFDTGGDTVLALNTNGALSVLSICIGALLFMGMVIGGTFASTVNIVLGLLFIASGFVNLALLDTELNFLAFKIPNVLFSFVVGVMLMWFGMYGRVGSALPHDNPYWRARHPEQAAREDRAYGAYGRPAPGRP from the coding sequence ATGCTGCGGCGGGTCATGCACCCCGTCAACGCGCGGCTCGACGAGCATCTGCCGGCCGATCACAAGCTGAGCAAGGTCTACCGGGTCGGCGCCGGGCTGACCGGGCTGCTGCTGGTCGTGTTCGGTGTCCTGGGGCTGATCGACCGGATCGGGTTCTTCGACACCGGCGGGGACACGGTGCTGGCCCTGAACACCAACGGCGCGCTGAGCGTGTTGTCGATCTGCATCGGGGCGCTGCTGTTCATGGGGATGGTGATCGGCGGGACCTTCGCCTCCACCGTGAACATCGTGCTGGGCCTGCTGTTCATCGCGAGCGGATTCGTGAACCTGGCGCTGCTCGACACCGAGCTGAACTTCCTGGCCTTCAAGATCCCCAACGTGCTGTTCAGCTTCGTCGTCGGCGTGATGCTGATGTGGTTCGGGATGTACGGGCGGGTCGGCAGCGCCCTGCCGCACGACAATCCGTACTGGCGGGCCCGCCACCCCGAGCAGGCGGCCCGCGAGGACAGGGCGTACGGCGCCTACGGGCGACCCGCGCCGGGTCGCCCGTAG
- a CDS encoding FmdB family zinc ribbon protein, whose amino-acid sequence MPRYEYRCRTCDDTFELSRPMAESSAPADCPAGHADTVKLLSAVAVGGSAAGAPAPARAMGGGGGGGCCGGGGCG is encoded by the coding sequence ATGCCCCGATACGAGTACCGCTGCCGGACCTGCGACGACACCTTCGAGCTGAGCCGGCCGATGGCCGAGTCCTCGGCGCCCGCCGACTGTCCCGCAGGTCACGCCGACACCGTCAAGCTGCTGTCCGCCGTGGCCGTCGGCGGGAGCGCCGCCGGTGCCCCCGCACCCGCTCGCGCCATGGGCGGCGGGGGCGGCGGGGGCTGCTGCGGCGGGGGCGGCTGCGGCTGA
- a CDS encoding O-methyltransferase, whose amino-acid sequence MTKGNSTKITDELYRYMLAHNPPLDPVQRGLVETTYATFPDVAGMQSAEEQGPLLAFLVRLTGARHIVEVGTFTGFSSLSMAQALPADGRLIACDVSEEWTAYGRQAWQAAGVADRIELRIAPALDTLRAMPAEPHIDMAYVDADKESQIAYWEELVPRLRPGGLIVTDNTLFHGTVLDEAATGSAAGVRAFNDHVSADPRMESVMLAISDGLTLSRKR is encoded by the coding sequence ATGACCAAGGGCAACAGCACCAAGATCACCGATGAGCTCTACCGGTACATGCTCGCCCACAACCCCCCGCTGGACCCGGTCCAGCGGGGGCTGGTGGAGACGACCTACGCCACGTTCCCCGATGTCGCCGGAATGCAGTCGGCCGAGGAGCAGGGGCCGCTGCTGGCCTTCCTCGTCCGGCTGACGGGCGCCCGCCACATCGTGGAGGTCGGCACCTTCACCGGCTTCTCGTCCCTGTCGATGGCCCAGGCACTGCCCGCCGACGGCCGCCTCATCGCCTGCGACGTCTCCGAGGAGTGGACGGCGTACGGCAGGCAGGCCTGGCAGGCGGCGGGCGTCGCGGACCGCATCGAGCTGCGGATCGCGCCGGCGCTGGACACCCTGCGCGCCATGCCGGCGGAACCGCACATCGACATGGCGTACGTGGACGCCGACAAGGAGAGCCAGATCGCCTACTGGGAGGAGCTCGTGCCGAGGCTGCGCCCGGGCGGCCTGATCGTCACGGACAACACGCTCTTCCACGGCACGGTCCTCGACGAGGCGGCCACCGGCTCGGCGGCCGGTGTCCGCGCGTTCAACGACCACGTCTCGGCGGATCCCCGCATGGAGTCCGTCATGCTGGCCATCTCGGACGGCCTGACACTCTCCCGCAAGCGCTGA
- a CDS encoding HAD family hydrolase codes for MTVLVASDLDRTLIYSAAALGLTMPDPVAPRLLCVEVHESKPLSYMTETAAGLLAELTADPSVVFVPTTTRTRKQYQRIRFPGRPAHYAICANGGQLLVDGVPDRDWRRQVAARLALECAPLEEVHAHLLATADPAWLRKARVAEELFAYLVVERALVSDEWLKALAQWAEPRGWTVSLQGRKIYAVPRPLTKSAAMHEVARRTGATTTLAAGDSLLDADLLLAADAAWRPGHGELADAQWHAPNVTALSTAGVLAGEEILREFGRAAGRAAGALRD; via the coding sequence GTGACTGTCCTGGTAGCCAGTGATCTCGACCGCACCCTCATCTACTCGGCAGCGGCCCTCGGCCTGACCATGCCCGACCCGGTGGCCCCCCGGCTGCTGTGCGTCGAGGTCCACGAGAGCAAGCCGCTGTCCTACATGACGGAGACGGCGGCGGGACTCCTGGCGGAACTGACGGCCGACCCCTCGGTCGTCTTCGTGCCGACCACCACGCGCACCCGCAAGCAGTACCAGCGCATCCGCTTCCCCGGCCGCCCCGCCCATTACGCGATCTGCGCGAACGGCGGCCAGCTGCTGGTCGACGGGGTGCCCGACCGGGACTGGCGGCGCCAGGTCGCGGCCCGCCTGGCGCTGGAGTGCGCCCCGCTGGAGGAGGTCCACGCCCACCTGCTGGCCACGGCCGACCCGGCGTGGCTGCGCAAGGCGCGGGTGGCGGAGGAACTGTTCGCCTACCTCGTCGTGGAACGCGCACTCGTCTCCGACGAATGGCTCAAGGCCCTGGCGCAATGGGCGGAGCCGCGCGGCTGGACGGTGTCCCTCCAGGGCCGCAAGATCTACGCCGTGCCGCGCCCGCTGACCAAGAGCGCGGCGATGCACGAGGTGGCCCGCCGCACGGGCGCCACCACCACCCTCGCCGCCGGCGACTCCCTGCTGGACGCCGACCTGCTGCTCGCGGCGGACGCGGCCTGGCGCCCGGGCCACGGCGAACTCGCCGACGCCCAGTGGCACGCCCCGAACGTGACCGCCCTGTCCACGGCGGGCGTGCTGGCGGGCGAGGAAATCCTCCGCGAATTCGGCCGAGCGGCCGGACGGGCGGCCGGAGCGTTGCGAGACTGA
- a CDS encoding phosphoribosyltransferase: MTASTTRKGKTIEAVWSGTWVADRLGVSLREAGAPGSPRLAELLGLALRRNPKRAHLLVSQVLGKHVPQSPATVYAAGHGLGERVRALLGADGAARAVVLGYAETATGLGHCVADGLGAAPYLHSTRRPVPGVEPAGGFEEAHSHATSHLLLPEDPELLAGSGPLVLVDDEFSTGNTVLNTIRDLHARHPRAHYVVVALADMRSPADRDRLTAFAAEIGARVDLIALASGTVTLPEGVLAKGQALVEEYEARAAAEGGPTRPHRQAGGAAPGDGPPPVTRVDLAWPAALPDGGRHGFTPAHRTALDQALPAMAARLGAALGDDPGRVLVLGNEELMYAPLRLAKALEEAGAAREVRFSTTTRSPVLAVDDPGYAIRSRLVFPAHDAPADGPGDRYAYNVAGAGFDAVVAVVDSAGDTPELHTGLLASLAPHTGRVLLAAVPSYVPDRQEHAPTMTEPTPGEPLREPVREPLRGPAFSSYAAEDVGWLLQDFSDVELEAPTEEREEAIQAGGAHYAESLPVEYQPSPQYQELYQSALTASAARIARAVGTVTETVLAERSPSPVLVSLARAGTPVGVLMRRWARARHGLDLPHYAVSIVRGRGIDANAVRWLAARHDPADVVFVDGWTGKGAITRELAAALAEYPGFNPEIVVLADPGSCVETYGTREDFLIPSACLNSTVSGLISRTVLRADLVGPADFHGAKFYRELAGADVSTAFVDTVAAHFDEVADAVDEEVKELLAADRTPTWEGWAAVERISEEYGIHDVNLVKPGVGETTRVLLRRVPWKILAQRGAGADLDHVRLLAEQRGVPVEEVDGLPYTCVGLIHPRFTRGATGADGKAVASK; encoded by the coding sequence GTGACGGCGTCGACGACGAGGAAGGGCAAGACGATAGAAGCGGTGTGGTCGGGAACCTGGGTCGCGGACCGGCTGGGCGTCAGCCTGCGGGAGGCCGGTGCGCCGGGCTCGCCGCGGCTCGCCGAGCTGCTCGGGCTGGCGCTGCGGCGCAACCCCAAACGGGCGCACCTGCTGGTCTCGCAGGTGCTGGGCAAGCACGTCCCGCAGTCCCCGGCGACCGTCTACGCCGCCGGACACGGCCTCGGCGAGCGGGTCCGGGCGCTGCTCGGCGCGGACGGCGCCGCCCGCGCGGTGGTCCTCGGCTACGCGGAGACCGCCACCGGGCTCGGCCACTGCGTAGCCGACGGCCTGGGCGCCGCCCCCTACCTGCACTCCACCCGCCGGCCCGTACCGGGCGTAGAGCCCGCGGGCGGCTTCGAGGAGGCGCACTCGCACGCCACCTCGCACCTGCTGCTCCCGGAGGACCCCGAGCTGCTCGCCGGCAGCGGGCCGCTGGTCCTCGTCGACGACGAGTTCTCCACCGGCAACACGGTCCTCAACACCATCCGCGACCTGCACGCCCGCCACCCGCGGGCGCACTACGTGGTCGTCGCCCTCGCCGACATGCGCTCCCCGGCCGACCGCGACCGCCTCACCGCCTTCGCCGCGGAGATCGGCGCCCGCGTCGACCTCATAGCCCTGGCCTCGGGCACGGTCACCCTCCCGGAGGGAGTCCTGGCCAAGGGCCAGGCCCTGGTGGAGGAGTACGAGGCCCGGGCCGCCGCCGAGGGCGGGCCGACCCGGCCACACCGGCAGGCCGGGGGCGCAGCCCCGGGGGACGGCCCGCCGCCGGTCACCCGCGTGGACCTGGCCTGGCCGGCCGCGCTGCCCGACGGCGGCCGCCACGGCTTCACCCCCGCCCACCGCACCGCCCTGGACCAAGCCCTGCCCGCCATGGCCGCCCGGCTCGGCGCGGCCCTCGGCGACGACCCCGGCCGCGTCCTCGTCCTCGGCAACGAGGAGCTGATGTACGCCCCGCTGCGCCTCGCGAAGGCGCTGGAGGAGGCGGGCGCGGCCCGCGAGGTCCGCTTCTCCACCACCACCCGCTCGCCCGTCCTCGCCGTGGACGACCCCGGCTACGCCATCCGCAGCCGCCTCGTCTTCCCGGCCCACGACGCTCCGGCCGACGGCCCCGGCGACCGGTACGCCTACAACGTCGCCGGCGCCGGCTTCGATGCCGTCGTCGCCGTCGTCGACTCGGCCGGGGACACCCCCGAACTGCACACCGGACTGCTCGCGAGCCTCGCCCCGCACACCGGCCGGGTCCTGCTGGCCGCCGTACCGTCCTACGTACCCGACCGGCAGGAGCACGCGCCGACCATGACCGAGCCGACCCCTGGCGAGCCCCTGCGCGAACCCGTCCGCGAGCCGCTGCGCGGCCCCGCCTTCTCCTCGTACGCCGCCGAGGACGTCGGCTGGCTGCTCCAGGACTTCTCCGACGTCGAGCTCGAAGCCCCGACCGAGGAGCGCGAGGAGGCGATCCAGGCGGGCGGCGCGCACTACGCCGAGTCCCTGCCCGTCGAGTACCAGCCGTCCCCGCAGTACCAGGAGCTGTACCAGAGCGCCCTGACCGCCTCGGCCGCCCGCATCGCCCGCGCGGTCGGCACCGTCACCGAGACCGTCCTCGCCGAGCGCTCGCCGTCCCCGGTGCTGGTGTCCCTGGCCCGCGCCGGCACCCCCGTCGGCGTCCTGATGCGCCGCTGGGCACGCGCCCGGCACGGCCTGGACCTGCCGCACTACGCCGTCTCCATCGTGCGCGGGCGCGGCATCGACGCCAACGCCGTGCGCTGGCTGGCCGCCCGCCACGACCCGGCCGACGTCGTCTTCGTCGACGGCTGGACGGGCAAGGGCGCCATCACGCGGGAACTGGCCGCCGCCCTCGCCGAGTACCCCGGCTTCAACCCGGAGATCGTCGTCCTCGCCGACCCCGGCTCCTGTGTGGAGACGTACGGCACCCGCGAGGACTTCCTCATCCCCTCCGCCTGTCTCAACTCCACGGTCTCCGGCCTCATATCGCGGACCGTCCTCAGGGCCGACCTGGTCGGGCCCGCCGACTTCCACGGCGCGAAGTTCTACCGCGAGCTCGCCGGCGCCGACGTCTCCACGGCGTTCGTCGACACGGTCGCCGCCCACTTCGACGAGGTCGCCGACGCCGTCGACGAGGAGGTCAAGGAGCTCCTCGCCGCCGACCGCACCCCCACCTGGGAGGGCTGGGCGGCCGTCGAGCGGATCAGCGAGGAGTACGGCATCCACGACGTGAACCTGGTCAAGCCCGGAGTCGGCGAGACCACCCGGGTGCTGCTGCGCCGCGTGCCGTGGAAGATCCTCGCCCAGCGCGGCGCGGGCGCCGACCTGGACCACGTACGGCTGCTCGCCGAGCAGCGCGGGGTCCCGGTGGAGGAGGTCGACGGCCTGCCCTACACCTGCGTCGGCCTCATCCACCCCCGATTCACGCGCGGCGCCACCGGCGCCGACGGAAAGGCCGTGGCCTCGAAGTGA